cacacatatagacaaacACACACTACACAGGCACCTTGCATCACCGATAATGAACACTACTGAACGTTAAATCTTGCCATGCTAAGAGGCAAGCTATGgttttaatatcatataacagACGGTAACTGAATTGTGAGTATtataattttgtacacacaAGCCGAGAGCTTTCGACTTCAAACTGTCAATCATGTGAATCCGGTGCTCGGCGGCGTTGTTTATCTCATgttattaaataataaatttatttctaCGTACAAACTAGGCCATTGATCTCGGTACATGACTTATAAAACAATTGcaattttcaaggtcaaaggtgtcaaaggaaaaacaaacaaacaaacaaacaaacaaacaaacaaccaaccaaccaacaacaataacaagaaTTTTATGTAGCCCATATTCTGTTGTACCTGAAATACATCTGCAACTTTTCTAGCAGTATTAGGACCAAGTGAGGTGACATGACTCATTGTCATGCCAACTACATCACTAATAGCTACAATACCATTGACTTGTGTTTCTTCCTCTTCTAAAATCTTTTCCATGAACATTATCGACGCACGAATGGCGGGTAAAATACCATGTTTGTCTGCATTAATGACACCTGCATGAGATAACATGTCAAATGATTAGTACCCACCACACGACATGTTTTTAGCAGCAGTAAATTTCAGCCAAGCTAAAACATTGCAAACCATACATTTGACACTTTTCGTCTAGGTGACGATGGAATAAATCGCTAAGTACCAGTGTAAGCTTATGCTACTGAAATTGAACTGTTGGCAGAGGAAACCGAGGTCAAAATTCATGACCTTGTTTTAGTCAAAAGACAGATAAAAGACCCGGTGACCTAGGAATCCAATGTGACGAAATTGTAAcgtgttttgataattttttataattttcttTTCAGGGGATATTCTCTCGTCGACATATTGTCAAATCCTCCACCCAATTATAAAGCTAAGTTCATTTCAAAGCTCACCCGAATCTATTGCGTGCGATATATCAGATCGACAAATTGTCAATCTCGTTGTTGTCCAAGAAATTGAAAGAACTGTGTGGTTGCTGTCATGTGTTATGGAAAACAAATGCATCTTTTAGCTTCATAGTTTTGATAACAAGTTTATCAGTTATAAATACACTTAGCAGAGTAATATTCTAATTTGGAAAagttaatatttgaaatatcgTTTATGCCGACGAAAGCACATACAATGATGTCTACAGCCCACGACTGCATCTAAAGGTCAAAATATCCAAATAGTGCattatttcaatgaatttaAATTTACTGTAGTCAAATTAAAACCGCCTGTATcttggaaaatatattgttcatgattctgtatcatatatattttttcaccTTATTGCAGCAATTCAGTCTTTTTGGAACGAAAAATTACCAGAAATACCTGGTTTGAATAAGAAAACACGTCGCCCATCGTTATCACGTCCTGCAGACAAATAGTGGACCTTCATCGCTAAAATATCCGCCACAGCAGAGGGTACAAAGTTGTTGAAAACTTCTTTGTAATCTCTTCTCACTTCGTAGTAATGTACCAAGGTCTTGAAAGCACGCTCAGGTTCGAACTTCTTGCACCTGAGATAGCGTAAAAGGAACTCATCATCTAAGCGAAATTTGATGTCTGGTCTGCTGTCGAATAATTTCCGCAATTTGTCTAATTGTTGTTGACGTGTATCTGGATCTTCCTTAAGTTCACGTTTTGCTTTATCCAATGACTCTGCACTAAGAGTACACGTGTACGTGTTTGCTACAGCCATTTTACCTCCTGtgctttgtatatatatatatatgtgtgttgttGTAAATCGTAGGTCAATATATATTACTACGTATACTCTGTGTAGTCCGTTCCGTGCATGACATTTGAACTGTACTCACATGTCGTTAgacagtaaataaatatatcataaatataaagtacaaaaGTCAAGTGTTGTAGGATCTAATAGTCCTACCTCTGTCACTCCCTGTCCGATCACTCAAGCTACTTCAGAGACGCGTTGTTATAAAGTTCAATGTAACATAAAATCAATCTCTACAGTCTCGTCTATATTGCCATCCTTGACATTTCAATACCCACTTATTCCGAtagaaaacattaattttctAACCATCActctttgaaaagaaaaaacacaaaaaaccaaaaaacccccgtcaccaccaccaccaccaccaccatcaccaccaccaccaccaccgccatcatcatcatcatcatcatcatcatcatcatcatcatcatcatcatcatcatcatcatcatcatcgtcatcaccaccatcgTCGTGGTGATCATCCTTTGATACTACGATTTACTTGTACTAATCACTTTGtgtgcattttatctcattacCCTTAACTTTATTGTCAATAGAAATTTGTGCtaaataaaattacattcaaTCAAATCGTCTCCATAGTCAGCATTTATAAAATCGTAATCTCCACTCTAATGACGTCATAATCACAATGACGTCATAGTCAAGATGTCATAAGTATATTAGGTAAACCAATATATCTAAAATCAATATCTCCCCCGAAATTGAATGAAACACATACTCCTATGTACGTTGTCAAAAAAGCGTGTGTATTGTGAACATATAGCTATAGCTACATCATAAATTGTATTACCtctaaaaatgaaaacttgtaCCACTCAGGCCACTTTATTAAATGTACTTGTTGTTTCATTTCTACAATGATGTTCAAATTTCCAGCTTTTTAAAGGTTCCTTTCAAACCTGTAGCAGGGTCTTCTCCGACACTGCTGCCCCCAAGTGTCTCCGCAGAGCGAGGGAATCCGTAGCTATTGTTTTCTACGAATGCATCTTCGCTTGCCAATAACGCTTCGTTCCATTTCTGATTACTAAATTCAGGTATCGAACCCCCGTATTCAGTCGGTAGGATACTAGAAGGAACATACTCGTGAAGTGTGCCGAATTCTTCACCATGGAAGTGTATCTGtgtgggagagagagagagagagagagagagagagagagagagagagagagagagagagagagagagagagagagagagagagagagagagagagagagagagagagagagagagagagagagagagagagagagagagagagagagagagagagagagagagagatttgcTGATTGCACTTTCCATTTCTTTATAATACTGCAAAACACTTGCAATAGATCATTTGTGCACAGgaagtgaaaacaaatattttgaagtggtcatatggatgaggctTTGGTATTTTTCGTGGAATTTCTaattaacaaaacaattttggaaaatcaatgtgaaacaacatagatcatgtatgtgtttgtaactccATACTTTGtaaaaaactttttaaaaatgtgtaaaatgtttgttattgtactgcTGATATTGTAATTCCTGCTGTCTATTCCATCAATGATAAGGTTTTTAACTGTTTACCCTCTTACCCGCTTCTTTAGCTTGTCTCCAAGAAATGGTTTGAACATGGCAAACATTGTATCAAAGATCTTCGGTTGGTTCACATAGTGTATTGCTTTCATTCGGAGAGGCAAAGCATTCTGTAAATGGAAACAAAGTATGCGAAATGTGATTAAGCCACCCTTTAGGACTTTTGTCTGAATCTGATTCATTTAAAGTTAAACACAGTCGCCAGAAACTGAAGAACTGCAGCTATGTGTTCTAAACActtcaaatattgataaaatgataaaactacttTACCTGGTTTGTATACTAAATGATGCTATTACCAATATGTAAgcaggacacacacacacacacatacagatatatatatatatatatatatatatatatatatatatatatatatatatatatatatatatatatatatatatatatgcacgcACAAGTAtgacacacgcgcgcacacacacatatatattaacaCTCACACGCTGCATACGCACACGCGCGCTCgcatatatttatatgcatatgcacacacacagacagacagacagacacagacacacatatagacaAGCACACTACACAGGCACCTTGCATCACCGATAAACTGAATGTGAGTATtataattttgtacacacaAGCCGAGAGCTTTTGACTTCAAACTGTCAATCATGTGAATTCTGTGCTAGGCGGCGCTGTTTATCTcatgtaataacaataatacatttatttctacGTACAAACTAGGCCACTGGTCTTTCGGTACATGACTTATAAAACAATTGcaattttcaaggtcaaaggtgtcaaaagaaaaacaaacaaacaaacaaacaaacaaacaaacaaacaaacaaacaacaacaacaacaacaacaataacaattattttatgTATCCCATATTCTGTTGTACCTGAAATACATCTGCAATTTTTCTAGCAGTATTAGGACCAAGTGAGGTGACATGACTCATTGTCATGCCAACTACATCACTAATAGCTACAATACCATTGACTTGTGTTTCTTCCTCTT
This Glandiceps talaboti chromosome 13, keGlaTala1.1, whole genome shotgun sequence DNA region includes the following protein-coding sequences:
- the LOC144444887 gene encoding alpha-tocopherol transfer protein-like: MAVANTYTCTLSAESLDKAKRELKEDPDTRQQQLDKLRKLFDSRPDIKFRLDDEFLLRYLRCKKFEPERAFKTLVHYYEVRRDYKEVFNNFVPSAVADILAMKVHYLSAGRDNDGRRVFLFKPGVINADKHGILPAIRASIMFMEKILEEEETQVNGIVAISDVVGMTMSHVTSLGPNTARKVADVFQNALPLRMKAIHYVNQPKIFDTMFALIKPFLGDKLKKRIHFHGEEFGTLHEYVPSSTLPTEYGGSIPEFSNQKWNEALLASEDAFVENNSYGFPRSAESLGGSNIGEDPATGLKGTFKKLEM
- the LOC144444888 gene encoding alpha-tocopherol transfer protein-like, with amino-acid sequence MAVANTYTCTLSAESLDKAKRELKEDPDTRQQQLDKLRKLFDSRPDIKFRLDDEFLLRYLRCKKFEPERAFKTLVHYYEVRRDYKEVFNNFVPSAVADILAMKVHYLSAGRDNDGRRVFLFKPGVINADKHGILPAIRASIMFMEKILEEEETQVNGIVAISDVVGMTMSHVTSLGPNTARKIADVFQNALPLRMKAIHYVNQPKIFDTMFAMFKPFLGDKLKKRIHFHGEEFGTLHEYVPSSILPTEYGGSIPEFSNQKWNEALLASEDAFVENNSYGFPRSAETLGGSSVGEDPATGLKGTFKKLEI